In Agrobacterium tumefaciens, a single genomic region encodes these proteins:
- a CDS encoding DUF2207 domain-containing protein: MKTIAARLLALFVFLGVAFPAFAEEFIRSYHSVVEVAKDGKLTVTETITARAEGQNIKRGIFRDFPLYALDANNRRTKVDFNVVSVERDGAPENWRTETIDGGIRIYTGSADRFLPTGEHVFQITYTTARQIRYFSDYDELTWNVTGNGWQFPMGEISATITLPQGVRATDTAVFTGPLGARGKDARVLSEGNEVFFASTRPFSVGEGMTVAVKLPKGAIAAPDSSQEAGWWLRDNLAILLSGGGLFAVLLYYLRAWFAVGRDPARGVVVPRWDAPEGLSPALVNYVDNRGFSGAGWTALSASALDLAVKGYVVLEDLKNSIVIRRTEKEIAADLPTGQKTLLTAIGGAGKTLTIDKAHGAEVEKVGSQFRAAIEKEHRGKYYHSNAGYTFFGIFFSIALIIATLVFGDLDESAIAAVLVFGFFAFFFSILSIGIGRQFSRGATLRKRIGGIVMLAFAGFVAFSAIGGIATQILLDVTHDTKSLALAAIGGIVLTNALFLFLMGAPTPLGRKLMDGIEGLRTYLTLAEKDRMNMAGAPAMSPQHFETLLPYAVALGVEKPWSRTFETWLATAAAGAAAASYAPGWYAGSNYGSFGDRIGGFSTSMASTIASTIPQPVSSSGSSFSGGGGGGSSGSGGGGGGGGGW; the protein is encoded by the coding sequence GTGAAGACCATCGCCGCAAGACTTCTCGCGCTGTTCGTCTTCCTGGGCGTGGCCTTCCCGGCTTTCGCAGAGGAATTCATCCGCTCGTACCACTCCGTTGTGGAAGTGGCGAAGGATGGCAAGCTGACGGTGACGGAAACCATCACCGCCCGGGCCGAGGGCCAGAACATCAAGCGCGGTATCTTCCGCGATTTCCCGCTTTATGCGCTGGATGCGAACAACCGCCGTACCAAGGTGGATTTCAACGTCGTTTCGGTGGAGCGCGACGGCGCGCCGGAGAACTGGCGCACCGAAACTATCGATGGCGGCATCCGCATCTATACCGGCAGCGCCGACCGTTTTCTGCCGACCGGCGAGCATGTCTTCCAGATCACCTACACCACCGCCCGGCAGATCCGTTATTTCAGCGATTATGACGAACTCACCTGGAACGTCACCGGCAATGGCTGGCAGTTTCCCATGGGCGAGATTTCCGCCACCATCACGCTGCCGCAGGGCGTCAGGGCCACGGATACCGCCGTCTTCACCGGTCCGCTGGGCGCAAGAGGCAAGGATGCCCGCGTCCTCAGCGAAGGCAACGAGGTGTTCTTCGCCTCCACCCGCCCGTTTTCGGTGGGCGAGGGCATGACGGTCGCAGTCAAGCTGCCCAAGGGTGCCATTGCCGCACCTGACAGCTCGCAGGAGGCGGGTTGGTGGCTGCGCGATAATCTCGCCATCCTGCTTTCGGGCGGCGGGCTTTTTGCCGTGCTGCTTTATTATCTGCGGGCGTGGTTCGCGGTGGGTCGCGATCCCGCCAGGGGTGTGGTCGTGCCGCGCTGGGATGCGCCGGAAGGGCTTTCCCCCGCTCTGGTCAACTATGTCGACAACCGCGGTTTTTCCGGCGCGGGCTGGACGGCACTCTCCGCTTCCGCGCTTGATCTGGCGGTTAAAGGCTATGTTGTTCTGGAAGATCTGAAGAATTCCATCGTCATTCGCCGCACGGAAAAAGAAATCGCCGCCGATCTGCCGACAGGCCAGAAGACGCTGCTGACCGCCATCGGCGGCGCGGGCAAGACGCTGACCATCGACAAGGCCCATGGAGCGGAAGTCGAAAAGGTTGGTTCGCAATTCCGCGCGGCGATAGAAAAAGAGCATCGCGGCAAATATTACCACAGCAATGCCGGTTACACGTTTTTCGGCATCTTCTTCAGCATCGCTCTCATCATCGCGACGCTGGTGTTTGGTGATCTGGATGAAAGCGCCATCGCCGCCGTTCTGGTCTTCGGTTTTTTCGCCTTCTTCTTCAGCATCCTGTCGATCGGTATCGGCCGGCAGTTCTCGCGCGGCGCAACGCTGCGCAAGCGGATCGGCGGCATCGTCATGCTGGCCTTTGCCGGTTTCGTGGCCTTCTCGGCCATTGGCGGCATCGCCACGCAAATCCTGCTGGATGTGACACATGATACCAAGTCGCTCGCGTTGGCCGCCATCGGCGGCATCGTGCTCACCAATGCACTGTTCCTGTTCCTGATGGGTGCGCCGACGCCGCTCGGCCGCAAGCTGATGGATGGCATCGAGGGCCTGCGAACCTATCTGACGCTGGCGGAAAAGGACCGGATGAACATGGCGGGTGCACCGGCCATGTCGCCCCAGCATTTCGAGACATTGCTACCCTATGCCGTGGCGCTTGGCGTCGAAAAACCCTGGAGCCGCACCTTCGAGACCTGGCTGGCGACAGCCGCCGCCGGTGCCGCTGCTGCGAGTTATGCGCCCGGCTGGTATGCGGGCAGTAATTACGGCAGCTTTGGCGACCGTATCGGCGGTTTTTCCACCTCCATGGCCAGTACCATCGCTTCCACCATTCCCCAGCCCGTCAGTTCCTCCGGTTCCAGCTTTTCGGGCGGTGGCGGTGGCGGTTCTTCCGGCTCCGGCGGTGGCGGCGGTGGTGGCGGCGGCTGGTAA